The window AAGCAGTCGTCGCAACAAGAACGTTCTCCTACCGAAAATGGTTAGTGGATCGGCTCTCAAGGATACACGATTGGATTTCtaaatttaaattacttttttctttctctagAAACTCCTTATTTTGGCCGTTTGCAGTCTGGCTCTGGTGGCCGCCGATGTCTCCCATCTTTTGGGCCATGAGCACCACGATCATCCTGGCTACAACTACGATCCCCCGAGCATTCCTTTCGAGCTGCCCACCCCTGCTCCGGAGTACTTGCCCCCGGCTCCCGTTACCCCCCGCGTGGTGGTGACCCCGGCGCCCACTTACCTGCCTCCCCAGCCAGTGACCCGtcctcctccaccaccacctccggTTTACCTGCCTCCCGTGACTGTGAAGCCCGAGATCCCGGTTGTGAGGACCCCCAAGCCTGTGTACCTGCCACCCCCACCACCAGTCGTCAAGGTTCAGCCACCTACTCCTGCCTACTTGCCACCTGCCCCCGTTGTTGTTCCTGCTCCCGTGGTGAAGGTCGCCCCACCTAAGCCAGCCTACTTGCCCCCTGTGGCTGTCCCCACTCCCAAGTATGTGGCTCCTGTGGTGCCCACCTTCAAGATCCCGATCCCCTCGTACGCTGCCCCCCTGGAGGAGCCCGTGAACACCTACCTGCCGCCCCAGGAGATCGTGGAGCCCAAGAGCGATGATGGCTACCACTACGATGCCCCCGCCCAGCCCTTCCTCTTCTAAGCCAGAAGCCCATCCTCAGCCATTTGTTTGTTGTCTTCGAATGTGTCGTGTCGTGTTTACCTATAGTTATTTATTGTTAAAAGAGCTCAGCCTGTAcccaaaatatgcaaaaaaccAATAAAGCTTAGCACTGTGAAAACGTATATTCCCAGAGTCTGGATCCTCCTATTGAACTTGAACTCCAAGTGGGGGAAATTCTATCTGAGACCACGAACTCGGCTCAAGTGGCTTTTGATCGACAGCCTGATTACCCTCTGGGtcatctaaaaataaaactattgaGCGGGCAAAACAGTTTCATTCATGATCAATACAGTTGCTATTGGCCAAAGTATTTTGGGACCGAGTAATGAATGCTCTGTCTCGCCAATT of the Drosophila ananassae strain 14024-0371.13 chromosome 2R, ASM1763931v2, whole genome shotgun sequence genome contains:
- the LOC26514992 gene encoding pollen-specific leucine-rich repeat extensin-like protein 3: MKLLILAVCSLALVAADVSHLLGHEHHDHPGYNYDPPSIPFELPTPAPEYLPPAPVTPRVVVTPAPTYLPPQPVTRPPPPPPPVYLPPVTVKPEIPVVRTPKPVYLPPPPPVVKVQPPTPAYLPPAPVVVPAPVVKVAPPKPAYLPPVAVPTPKYVAPVVPTFKIPIPSYAAPLEEPVNTYLPPQEIVEPKSDDGYHYDAPAQPFLF